A single Cyclopterus lumpus isolate fCycLum1 chromosome 1, fCycLum1.pri, whole genome shotgun sequence DNA region contains:
- the uba6 gene encoding ubiquitin-like modifier-activating enzyme 6: protein MAADSMEIDDSLYSRQRYVLGDSAMHQMAQSSVFLSGMGGLGIEIAKNIVLAGVKAVSLHDTKQCETWDLGSNFFIHKEDVLGQKSRVEAVCPRVAELNPYVHVDVSSLALDDNTDLGFLGKYQCVILTEARLSLQKRVNDFCHSHQPPIRFISCDAYGICVRVFCDFGEEFEVSDPTGEEPKEIFIQSITQDSPGVVTCMDNQPHGLQTGQSVVFREVNGMVEVNGTVRPVSVLSPYSFAIGDTSQLQPYAHGGFFVLLKTPKTYRFETLEKQLCDPHVLTPDFSKPEAPLQIHAAMMALDTFQEQLSRLPNAGCSQDAEVLLKLTEEVNGTLMNKAPVNAELVRCLSRTARGTLPPLAAAVGGLASQEVLKAITGKFAPLQQWFYLDAIEVVRPLQSVAAEEFFPRGDRYDGLRACIGESMCLELHKLRVFMVGCGAIGCEMLKNFALLGVGLASSSGEVCITDPDLIEKSNLNRQFLFRPHHIQKPKSTTAAEATLEINPDLQVDAHLNKVCPATESVYNDAFYCRLNLVVTALDNVEARRYVDSRCLSNQRALLDSGTMGTKGHTEIIVPNLTESYNSHRDPPEEEIPFCTLKSFPSVIEHTIQWARDKFENLFAHKPSMFNSFWQTHPSAEVVLQRMQRGESLEGSFQVIKLLSKRPSRWDQCVTFARLKFEKYFKRKALQLLHSFPLDTRLKDGSLFWQSPKRPPAPVDFDLKDSLHFGFIVSTARLFAGVYNIPYSQKDVTEEEVTRLLSIVKIPEYRPSEKSIETDETVRKPDSMKLPLSSEEEREAIAQLEQAIATDNVTAESLQVSPLQFEKDDDGNGHMDFVTAASALRARMYAIEPADRLKTKRIAGKIIPAIATATAAVAGLVALELVKVVGGYEFESFKNCFFNLAIPVVVLTEPAQVKQSLIRDNIYFSIWDCWTIFGREDFTLSDFINAVREKYGIEPTMVVHGVKMLYVPVMPGHSKRLKLTMQKLIKPSVDRRYVDLTVSFAPEADGDDDLPGPPVRYFFSRNGETP, encoded by the exons ATGGCTGCAGACTCGATGGAGATTGACGACTCTCTTTACAG ccGCCAGCGATATGTGCTGGGAGACAGCGCCATGCACCAGATGGCCCAGTCCTCGGTCTTTCTCAGTGGAATGGGAGGACTGGGAATCGAGATAG CAAAGAACATCGTCCTGGCCGGCGTGAAG GCCGTCAGCCTTCACGACACGAAGCAGTGCGAAACCTGGGATCTGGGCTCCAACTTCTTCATCCACAAAGAGGACGTGTTGGGCCAGAAGAGCAG GGTGGAGGCGGTGTGCCCCCGGGTCGCAGAGCTGAACCCGTACGTCCACGTCGACGTGTCCTCCTTGGCTCTGGACGACAACACCGACCTCGGCTTCCTCGGAAAGTACCAG TGTGTAATTCTGACTGAAGCCCGATTGAGCCTCCAGAAGAGAGTGAACGACTTCTGCCACTCCCATCAACCCCCCATCAGA TTCATCAGCTGTGATGCGTACGGCATCTGCGTGCGGGTGTTTTGTGATTTCGGAGAGGAGTTTGAGGTGTCAGATCCCACCGGAGAGGAGCCCAAAGAGATTTTCATCCAAAGTATCACTCAG GACAGTCCTGGGGTGGTAACCTGCATGGACAACCAGCCCCACGGCCTTCAGACAGGCCAGAGTGTTGTCTTCAGAGAGGTCAACGGCATGGTGGAAGTCAATGGCACCGTCCGGCCCGTTTCAG tCCTTTCCCCTTACAGTTTTGCAATCGGAGACACATCCCAACTACAACCATACGCACATGGAGGCTTCTTTGTTCTGTTGAAAACGCCCAAGACGTACAGATTT gagaCATTAGAGAAACAGTTGTGTGATCCTCATGTCCTGACACCAGACTTCAGTAAACCAGAG GCCCCACTACAGATCCATGCAGCCATGATGGCTCTGGACACCTTCCAGGAGCAGCTCAGCAGACTCCCCAACGCCGG GTGCTCACAGGATGCTGAGGTTTTACTGAAGCTAACGGAGGAAGTGAATGGAACTCTCATGAACAAA GCTCCCGTGAACGCCGAGTTGGTGCGCTGTCTGTCGAGAACAGCGAGGGGAACTCTCCCTCCGTTAGCTGCGGCTGTGGGAGGTCTCGCCAGCCAGGAAGTCCTTAAGGCCATCACGGGGAAGTTTGCGCCGCTGCAGCAATGG TTTTACCTCGACGCCATTGAGGTGGTCCGGCCTCTTCAGTCCGTCGCCGCCGAGGAGTTTTTCCCGAGGGGCGATCGCTACGATGGGTTACGAGCCTGCATCGGTGAATCCATGTGCCTGGAACTGCACAAGCTCAGGGTGTTCATG gtgggcTGTGGGGCCATCGGCTGTGAAATGCTGAAAAACTTTGCCCTGCTTGGGGTGGGCTTGGCCAGCAGCTCAGGAGAG GTGTGCATCACGGACCCCGACCTCATAGAAAAGTCCAACCTCAATCGGCAGTTTCTCTTCAGACCACATCATATACAG AAACCAAAGAGCACCACAGCGGCAGAGGCCACTCTGGAAATCAACCCAGACCTGCAGGTGGACGCTCACCTCAACAAGGTGTGTCCTGCTACCGAGAGCGTCTACAATGACGCCTTCTACTGCCGCCTGAACCTGGTGGTCACCGCGCTGGACAACGTGGAGGCCCGCAGATACGTGGACAG CCGCTGTTTATCCAATCAGAGAGCTCTCCTGGACTCCGGCACCATGGGAACTAAAGGACACACAGAAATCATCGTGCCAAATTTGACAGAGTCCTACAATAGccat AGGGACCCCCCAGAGGAGGAGATCCCATTCTGCACTCTCAAGTCCTTCCCTTCTGTCATAGAGCACACCATTCAGTGGGCCAGAGACAAG TTTGAGAATCTGTTTGCACACAAGCCCTCCATGTTCAACTCGTTCTGGCAGACGCACCCCTCTGCCGAAGTGGTGCTACAG aggATGCAGAGGGGGGAAAGTCTGGAGGGGTCATTCCAGGTCATTAAGCTGCTCAGCAAACGGCCCAGCCGGTGGGACCAGTGCGTCACTTTCGCCCGTCTGAAATTTGAAAAGTACTTCAAGAGAAAG GCCCTACAACTGTTACACTCTTTCCCCCTAGACACAAGGTTAAAAGATGGAA GTTTGTTTTGGCAGTCCCCAAAAAGACCTCCAGCGCCGGTTGATTTTGACTTGAAAGACTCTTT GCACTTCGGTTTCATCGTCAGCACTGCCCGGCTCTTTGCGGGGGTTTACAACATCCCTTACTCACAAAAG GATGTCACTGAAGAGGAGGTGACCAGGCTTCTCTCAATTGTCAAGATTCCAGAGTACAGGCCCTCAGAGAAA AGTATAGAGACCGACGAAACGGTAAGGAAGCCCGATTCAATGAAGTTGCCTCTGAGCagcgaggaagagagggaggccaTCGCACAGCTGGAGCAGGCCATTGCTACCGACAACGTCACCGCAG AGAGCTTACAGGTGAGCCCGCTGCAGTTTGAGAAGGATGACGACGGCAACGGCCACATGGACTTTGTGACGGCAGCGTCCGCCCTCAGAGCCAGGATGTACGCCATCGAGCCGGCCGACCGACTCAAGACCAAGCGGATCGCCGGCAAAATCATCCCCGCCATCGCCACGGCGACGGCCGCCGTGGCCGGACTG GTGGCCCTGGAGTTGGTCAAGGTTGTCGGAGGCTATGAGTTTGAGTCCTTCAAAAACTGCTTCTTTAACTTGGCCATCCCTGTAGTGGTGCTCACCGAGCCTGCCCAAGTTAAGCAGTCACTCATCAG GGACAACATTTACTTCTCCATCTGGGACTGTTGGACTATCTTTGGCCGTGAGGACTTCACCCTCTCTGACTTCATCAACGCAGTGAGG GAAAAATATGGAATCGAACCCACGATGGTCGTCCATGGCGTGAAGATGCTCTATGTGCCGGTGATGCCTGGACACTCGAAGAGACTCAAGCTGAc GATGCAGAAGTTGATCAAGCCATCCGTGGACCGCCGCTACGTCGACCTCACCGTGTCATTTGCCCCAGAGGCCGACGGAGACGACGACCTGCCCGGCCCTCCCGTCAGGTACTTCTTCAGCCGCAACGGAGAGACACCGTGA
- the grhprb gene encoding glyoxylate reductase/hydroxypyruvate reductase b — protein sequence MWCSRMALRRLQRIAAAAAAAPPPTGGLTSITRREMSTLQRVYVTRQIPPEGLRILRESGQVQLDLWDSDDVPVPREELLRQVRGVDGLVCVLTEKIDTELLDAAGPNLKVLSTMSVGFDHLSLEELKKRGIRVGYTPDVLTDSVAELTVALLLTTSRRLIEATHEAKTGGWGTWRTLWLCGHELANSTVGILGLGRIGVAIAERLAPFKVKKFIYADVAPRPELASVIDAEYVSFDELAERSDFLAVCCALTPETKEICNKHLFSKMKNTSIFINTSRGGVVNQEDLYEALSTGQIAGAGLDVTVPEPLPTDHPLFTLKNCVILPHIASASHTTRNAMSAMAANNLLLGLRGEPMIKELHS from the exons aTGTGGTGCAGTCGTATGGCACTGCGTCGGCTTCAGCGGAtcgctgctgcagctgctgctgctccaccacCGACTGGGGGTCTGACGAGCATCACACGGCGGGAGATGTCCACCCTGCAACGGGTGTATGTCACCCGACAGATCCCACCCGAGGGCCTGAGGATCCTCCGGGAATCTGGACA GGTGCAGCTGGACCTGTGGGACTCCGACGACGTCCCCGTGCCCAGGGAGGAGCTCCTGCGGCAGGTCAGAGGCGTGGACGGTCTGGTCTGCGTGCTGACGGAGAAGATCGATACAGAGCTGCTGGACGCTGCAG GTCCAAACCTAAAGGTCCTCAGCACCATGTCGGTGGGATTCGACCATCTGTCtttggaggagctgaagaaaag AGGGATCCGTGTGGGCTACACCCCGGACGTCCTGACCGACTCCGTGGCGGAGCTGACTGTGGCTCTGCTGCTCACCACGTCCAGGAGGCTCATAGAGGCCACACATGAAGCCAAGAC TGGCGGCTGGGGCACATGGAGAACCCTGTGGCTGTGTGGACACGAGCTGGCCAACAGCACCGTGGGGATCCTGGGCCTGGGGAGGATCG GTGTGGCCATCGCCGAGCGCCTGGCCCCTTTCAAGGTCAAGAAGTTCATCTACGCGGACGTGGCCCCCAGGCCCGAGCTGGCCAGCGTCATCGACGCAGAGTACG TGTCCTTTGACGAGCTGGCGGAGCGGTCGGATTTCCTGGCCGTTTGCTGCGCTTTGACGCCGGAGACCAAGGAGATCTGCAACAAGCACCTCTTCTCCAAGATGAAGAACACCTCCATCTTCATCAACACAAGCAG GGGCGGCGTGGTGAACCAGGAGGACCTGTACGAGGCTCTGTCCACAGGCCAGATTGCGGGAGCTGGATTGGATGTGACGGTCCCTGAGCCCCTGCCCACAGACCACCCACTCTTCACCCTCAAAAACTGCG TGATTCTCCCGCACATTGCCAGTGCCTCTCACACCACCCGCAACGCCATGTCTGCCATGGCGGCCAACAACCTCCTGCTGGGCCTGCGGGGCGAGCCGATGATCAAAGAGCTCCACTCGTAA